A section of the Amblyomma americanum isolate KBUSLIRL-KWMA chromosome 2, ASM5285725v1, whole genome shotgun sequence genome encodes:
- the Mocs2A gene encoding molybdenum cofactor synthesis 2A encodes MRPEVPVRLLLFAKARELVGASEASLVAPAVLRDVEELKQVIFSVYPKLSVLQHSAVIAVNESYLESGVEVTLQLGDEVAFIPPISGG; translated from the coding sequence ATGCGGCCAGAGGTGCCCGTGCGCTTGCTACTGTTCGCCAAGGCCCGCGAGTTGGTCGGCGCCTCCGAAGCGTCTCTCGTCGCCCCCGCAGTGCTCCGAGACGTCGAGGAACTGAAGCAGGTGATTTTCAGTGTGTACCCTAAGCTCTCAGTGCTGCAGCATAGCGCCGTGATCGCCGTGAACGAGTCGTACCTCGAGTCGGGCGTCGAAGTGACGCTGCAGCTAGGAGACGAAGTTGCCTTCATTCCCCCTATCAGCGGCGGTTGA
- the LOC144120779 gene encoding molybdopterin synthase catalytic subunit-like codes for MDYVELTAARLDVETVLAKVGSPDCGAVSIFLGTTRNHFEGKRVSKLSYEAYAPMAKREMLRICAAVRRQWRVKNIALIHRLGDVPVGEASVLIAISSEHRQEAQEAVKYSIDEVKRRVPVWKKEYYEDGGQEWKENKECFWIERR; via the coding sequence ATGGATTACGTAGAACTGACAGCGGCCAGACTGGACGTTGAGACGGTGCTGGCCAAGGTCGGATCCCCGGACTGCGGCGCGGTTTCCATTTTCCTCGGCACGACGCGCAACCACTTTGAAGGCAAGCGAGTGAGCAAACTGAGCTACGAAGCTTACGCTCCGATGGCGAAGCGCGAGATGCTCCGCATCTGCGCTGCTGTTCGGCGCCAGTGGCGTGTCAAGAACATAGCACTGATCCACCGTCTGGGCGACGTCCCCGTTGGCGAGGCGAGCGTACTTATCGCCATCTCGTCCGAGCACCGGCAGGAAGCCCAGGAGGCTGTCAAGTACTCCATCGACGAGGTCAAGCGTCGAGTGCCCGTCTGGAAGAAGGAGTACTACGAGGACGGTGGCCAAGAATGGAAGGAAAACAAGGAGTGCTTTTGGATTGAGCGCCGGTGA
- the LOC144120777 gene encoding guanine nucleotide-binding protein G(I)/G(S)/G(T) subunit beta-1: protein MNEVESLRQEAETLKNTIRDARKAACDTTLVQATANMEPVGRIQMRTRRTLRGHLAKIYAMHWGSDSRYLVSASQDGKLIVWDAYTTNKVHAIPLRSSWVMTCAYAPSGSYVACGGLDNICSIYSLKTREGNVRVSRELPGHTGYLSCCRFVDDSQIVTSSGDMTCALWDIETGQQCTSFTGHTGDVMSLSLSPDMRTFVSGACDASAKLWDVRDGMCKQTFPGHESDINAVTFFPNGYAFATGSDDATCRLFDIRADQELAMYSHDNIICGITSVAFSKSGRLLLAGYDDFNCNVWDSMKAERAGVLAGHDNRVSCLGVTEDGMAVATGSWDSFLKIWN from the exons ATGAATGAAGTGGAGAGTCTACGTCAAGAAGCAGAGACATTAAAGAACACAATACGA GATGCACGGAAAGCGGCATGTGATACCACACTGGTGCAAGCAACAGCCAACATGGAACCGGTGGGCCGAATCCAAATGCGGACGCGGCGCACGCTACGGGGACACCTGGCCAAGATATATGCGATGCACTGGGGTTCAGATTCCCG CTACCTGGTGTCAGCATCTCAGGACGGCAAGCTGATAGTGTGGGATGCATACACCACCAACAAGGTGCATGCAATCCCGCTCAGGTCAAGCTGGGTGATGACGTGCGCCTATGCCCCATCGGGGAGCTACGTGGCCTGTGGTGGCCTCGACAACATCTGCTCCATCTACAGCTTAAAGACACGCGAGGGCAATGTGCGCGTCAGCCGAGAGTTGCCGGGTCACACCGGCTACCTGTCCTGCTGCCGCTTCGTGGACGACTCACAAATTGTCACTAGCTCTGGGGACATGACCTG TGCACTGTGGGACATAGAAACTGGACAGCAGTGCACGTCATTCACAGGACACACTGGGGATGTCATGTCCCTCTCCTTGTCCCCAGACATGCGGACATTTGTGTCGGGAGCCTGTGATGCCTCTGCCAAG TTATGGGATGTCCGTGATGGCATGTGCAAGCAGACGTTTCCCGGACACGAGTCTGACATCAATGCTGTGACG TTCTTCCCCAATGGCTATGCGTTTGCAACGGGGTCGGACGACGCCACCTGCCGCCTATTCGACATCCGGGCGGACCAAGAGCTGGCCATGTACTCGCACGACAACATCATCTGCGGCATCACCTCGGTGGCCTTCTCCAAGTCGGGCCGCTTGCTGTTGGCCGGCTACGACGATTTCAACTGCAACGTCTGGGACTCCATGAAGGCCGAGCGTGCag GTGTGTTGGCTGGTCACGACAACCGTGTGAGTTGCCTGGGTGTCACTGAAGATGGCATGGCAGTGGCTACCGGGTCCTGGGACAGTTTCCTCAAGATATGGAACTAG